From Nitrospinota bacterium:
ACTTCAGCCCCGTGCCATTGGATTTCGTGGCAGAAAGGAATCAAGGGGGATTTGCGGTCCACTTTCCAGGTTTTTTGCTTGATCTTCTCGGACTCTCCCGTTCGGCTTTTAAGAAATCGGGGAAGATGAAATATACGCTGGGAATACAGGTAATCCAGTTTTAATAAATCAAATTCCAAGTCGGTGTTTCCCAGGGAAAAAACGTCGTGCAAAATTTTATACTGCTTGTCTAAAGAATTGGACTGGAACAACAGGCCATTGTCATCCATGAACACGAGAAGACGATCGAACAGTATCACAGAGTCCCATTTTTTTAACAGGTGATCGATGGAATACCGAAAGCGCTTTGAGTTATAGAACATGTCAAAAACCTCGGTGAATTTCTTGAGATAGATCACCTCGTCCGATGAAAGAAGGTTGTTGCTGATGATCTCGTAAGGGGGGGTGGATTGATATTGATATCCATGTCTTTCTATTTCCGAATTAATGGGAGCTCCGGGCAGAAATTTTAGAAACCCGAGTTGCAGTTCATGCGGTTTCAACGCCAGCACCTGTTTAAATGATTCCAGCATTTGTTCCAGCGTTTCACCGGGTAGACCAAATATCAAATCACAGTGGCAGTGAATTTTGTCCTGGCGGCTCAACTCTGCAATCGCGTCAAACAGCTTTTTATTATTTTGCTTTCTCTGAATCGAATCCTGCGTGGTGTCATCGGTCGTTTGAACACCGATTTCAAATTGAAACATTCCTTCTGGAACAGTGGCGAGAAAATCCAGAATGTCCGGCGTTAAAATATCCGCCACGACTTCAAAATGAAACGATGCGCCTTCGAACCGGGTCAGCCACTGCATCAACTCCTGCATTTGTTTTGGCTTTAAATTGAATGTGCGGTCAAC
This genomic window contains:
- a CDS encoding DUF4080 domain-containing protein, translated to MKRSIGLITLNAKFIQTALSLRYLRNAARTAGYQNVWIHEFVINQPVWKIAAEIQQRQPDILGLSIYIWNRHQSFELIERLRKQNPELKIVIGGPEVSFEKELSDQYTVISGEGENKWVEFLQYQQRNENPPKDVLDRWNTYGVDLPELVPPYLEEDYPHLKNRIAYLETSRGCPYLCSFCLSALDKKVRYFEQDDTKKQIEQLVASGAKRIKFVDRTFNLKPKQMQELMQWLTRFEGASFHFEVVADILTPDILDFLATVPEGMFQFEIGVQTTDDTTQDSIQRKQNNKKLFDAIAELSRQDKIHCHCDLIFGLPGETLEQMLESFKQVLALKPHELQLGFLKFLPGAPINSEIERHGYQYQSTPPYEIISNNLLSSDEVIYLKKFTEVFDMFYNSKRFRYSIDHLLKKWDSVILFDRLLVFMDDNGLLFQSNSLDKQYKILHDVFSLGNTDLEFDLLKLDYLYSQRIFHLPRFLKSRTGESEKIKQKTWKVDRKSPLIPFCHEIQWHGAEVELIPSPAPQHYVIAHPNEDSGYINRPSVILVSD